GCCGAGAAGTCTTCCGGCACCACAATCGCCATATAATAGGTATTGTCCTTAAGACCGGCTTCCGCCGTCTCCCGGCTGACGAAATTCCATTTGAACCCGTCCGTCTTCTTCAGCTCCGTGACCAGATCCTCTCCGGCGGTCAGCTTAGTGCCTTCATAATCAGCACCCTTATCCTGGTTGACAACCGCTACCGGAAGCTCGTTCATTTTACCGTAAGGGTCCCAGAATGCCTTCAGGAACAATCCGCTGTACAGAACAGGAATAAATAGAATGGCGAACATGGAAATACGCATCTTGGGATTCTTGAATACCGCACCAAGATCCTTCATAAACACGGATAAAGATTTCATTCTGGTTCTCTCCTTATGATCATATGCTCTCTCTTGAAAAATACGATGACTTGCTTTGAAATGATAGTTTCGTGAATGTTACAGTAACACTGGATGACTGTTTTCCCCATTCGGTCAATCAAGAGCAAAAAAAAATGGGTCTATCCTAATTCAGTACCATCCGTCTCAGCCCATCCATTCCAATCAGGGAAAGCGCAGCAGTGCGAAACGCCATCCCTATACCGGACTTAACTTCTACTGTGACAGCCCCTCTGCCAAAAACAGATGAAAGTAATGCTTAATCTGTTCTTTGGTCAGCGGCACATGTACCTTGCTCAGTTCAGCAGTAAGCGCGATATATAGCCTGAACATTACCACCGACACAATCTGGGGATCGCAGGGTTTGATTTCCCCTTGATGAATGGCCTGCTCCACCTCCCGTTCCAGATATTCAAGCACCACACTCTCGATCTTGTCGAGCCCTTCACCAGCCTGCGGTGTTCCGAAGTCCAGACTCTCCTGGGACAGCTTGATGAATAGCTCGTGTTCGCTTCGAAATTCCAGCAGGGCATCCAGCACACGGTGCAGGTTATCAAAAAACGGCTTATCACGCCTAATCTCCCGCTCGGCGATCATTTTCATCTCGATGATGACATCGCGCAGGATTTCATCAAATAACTGTTCCTTGTTCGTAAAAAAGGTGTAAATCGTCCCTTTGCCGACATTGGCAATCTTGGCGACCTGATCCATCGTTGTTGCTTTATACCCGAATAATGAAAAAGACTTCGTCGCCGCCTGAAGCACCTGCTGCCTTCGATCTACCACAGCCATTCATACACTCCCTTTCCTGAAGGATCGTCTATAACTCCCGTTCTGACCAATTTACTAATCCGGTCACTCGGTCAAGACCAACTTTATCACTTTGCCTATGTCTTTGCAATACTTTTGCTAATTTTTTTTATTTTATTGCAGTGTTTTAACTTTCTATTTACGTCTTATTTGTATAATGTGAGAAAAGAAGCAAAATCCCTAGTATAATATTAGGAGAAGCATGTACACGAGTAACCGCAGACGGACTTATGAAGCTATCTAACAAACCTACCTATAATGGAAAGTTGCAGGTGAACTTATGCGAAAGAAAAGAGTACTGCTGTTTTCGGAAGGCTTCGGCACGGGCCATACAGGGGCAGCCTATGCTCTGGCTGAAGGAATACGACTGCTGAACCCTGATGTTCAGTGCCGGGTCTTCGAGCTCGGAAAATTCCTGAATCCTACGGTCGCTCCTTGGATTCTTTCCGCTTACCGCAAAACTGTCAGCAGCCAGCCGAAGCTGGTCGGCATGATGTATAAGACCCAATATCATAAATCACTGAACCGGTTGACCAAGCTGGCCCTTCACCGGATTTTTTATACCCATGCCTCTCAGGTCATTGAGCAGCTGCGGCCGGATCTGATTATCTGCACTCATCCGATTCCTGCTGCGGTCATCTCCAGATTGAAGCGCCAGGGTCTTGATGTGCCGTTCTATACGCTGATTACCGATTATGATGCCCACGGTAGCTGGGTGAATGCGGAAGCCAACCGGTATCTGGTATCGACCTCAAGGGTCAAATCCATTCTTACAGGACGCGGCGTACCCTCCGAGCTGGTGACGGTGACCGGGATTCCCGTGCATCCGAAATTCTGGGAGTCCCAGGGCAAGACCAAGCTGCGCAAAGAGCTGGGGCTTGCTGATATCCCGACTGCGCTTATTATGGGCGGCGGCTGGGGCCTGATGTTCGGCAAGGATATAATGAACTCGCTCACCGCCCGGATCGATGAGATTCAGCTTATTTTCTGTATGGGCAGCAACGACAAGGCTATAGCCAAAATGCAATCCAATCCCCTGCTGAACCATCCCAACGTAAGGATTCTCGGTTACAGCAGCGAGATCAACAAGCTCATGGATGCCTCAGATCTGCTGATCACGAAGCCCGGCGGAATGACCTGCACCGAGGGTCAGGCCAAGGGTATTCCGATGCTGTTTTACAACGCCATCCCCGGTCAGGAAGAGAAGAACAGCCAGTATTTCGTCGAGCTGGGGCTGGCCGAGATGCTGGAGCCGGGCGTCGTGGACAAATGGTTCTCCATGCTCCTGAGCGAATATGCCGGATTCGGAGGACCGAAGAAGCGCAAGACCTCTCCGGACCTCCAGCAGCCGCAGCACTGCGCCGCCACCATTCTTAAGATGCTGGGCAAGCCAGCTGCGGAAGCCGTCTTCTCCGAGGCGTGGAGCGCCCCTCCGCCCAAGGTACGGGGAGAAGAAGCCGTCTATGTCACCCCTTAAGCGGGTGACCCTCCCCGAACTGTAAAGAGCCTCCAATCCAACAGTACGCTTGGATTTGGAGGCTCTTTGTGCGGAGCTGACAAGATATAGCAGCCAGCGATATCCCCGGGTATGCCTGCTTCAGCCGTTAACACCATATGGCCGTAACAGAATAGACGTATAGCGTCTGAAATTCAGCGGGTCTTTTATTTATAAAAGGTATGATTGCCGATGGTCTTGGCAAGTGTCCGTGAATGATGCACGGTAAGGTCCTGTGCCAGCGTCAGCGACAGGAAAAAATACGTATCATCCGTAACTTCTTTGACCCCCATAAGCGCTGCGTTCACAGCCTTAATACTGTCCGCATTTGGCTTCACGCGTTTAAGACGCCCGTTGGCCACAGGACTGAACTGCCTTTTCTGATAGATGACTTCTCTGATAGTGTCGGGAAAATTGGCTGACCGCAGCCGGTTTAGAACAACGTTGGCAACTGCCACCTTGCCCTTGTACGGTTCGCCTTCTGCCTCTGCCATGACGATTTTTTGCAGCAGATGCAGGTCTTCTCCGGATACGGCGTAGCTCCAGGTAGCTTCAGCTTGCTGCTCCTTGGGTAGTAGCTTGGTCCGGGAGAAGAACAATGTTGCGGGGGGATGTTGCTGAGTTACAGTCTTGCTTGATTTCACACTCTTCGTCCCCGTTGCCGCGATTTTGGGCGCTTGCGCCACTGGCGGCGATGCTTTCACCACAGTTACCTTGGGCTTAGTCACAATGGAAGCCGGCTTAGCCGCATTCTTGTGCTGCAGCTTCTCGGGACTTATCCATCCTGCACTTACCGTGCGTGTCCAGGTATGGACCGGCTTGGCAGCTGTGGTGTAGAGCATGGGTGTACTATTGTCGGCTGAATGGCTTGTCCTGTGCAGGACGGATGCGGCTTGCGGAATAAGCTGCTCTACCGGTTGATGGCTTGCAGACTTCAGCTTACCCATTTCTATTACATTCTCCCCGGTAGCAGCAGTTCCTTCGGGGTTCATCAAACTTATCGCTGAGAAAGACACTAGGATTACACCAACCAGCAGCGCAATATAGCGGCTCTGTTTGAAAATCAACATGTTTTACCTCCTATTTTACGGCACATTCCTATTGTATGTAACCGAAAATGGAAGCTTTGAAAACTTTCTTGTCGATTTTATAGTTAGAAAAATGTAAATTTTTCAGTCATTTCATACATAGGAATGGCATGCATCCTGGTAGCATACACCACAAAAGCATCTACCGTCCAGCCTATGTCTGGAAGTAATTGGTCCGAAGGCTGCTTCTCCGTCCGTAAATTTTCCAGCCGCGCTAGCGTAAACGGATCTTCTCCGCGATATTTGCGGGCCACAGTCAAATGGGGATTGTACGTTCGCATCTCAGGAGTATATCCTAGGGGAAGGGTCGCTGAAACCACCTTTTGCTGCAGCTCCAAGAGCGGCTCCAATTCGCCCGAAACCCCCGCCCAGAGCACTCTTGGCGAGTCCGGAAGACCGAAGGTGCCCCATTCACCGAGCTTCAATTGAAAGCCTTTACTTGAGCGCGCTACCTTCCATAGTGCCTCATAGAGAGCTGGAATAGATTCCCTGGGGGTATCTCCAAGAAATTGAAGCGTAATATGGAAATCTTTGAAATGTGTCCATCTCGCAAATTTAAGTCCGGACGACACATGGGCAGACTCATTTTTCAAATATTCTAGCAGCCTATCAGGCAACGGCACCGCAACGAACAGGCGCTCTGCTTCTTGCTCCGGGTCCCAATGGTTCATGCGAATTTCACCTTTCCAGGCAGATTTGTTATGCTTATCTATACTTATCGTCCATTTCTCTACTGAAATGTAGAACAGGAGGGAACCATCATGACTAAATCCATCGTTTGTATGCAGCCGCTCTCCTCTGCTCAGCAGGAGCTGATCCGCGCCGCTGCACCAGAGTACACACTTACCCTGGGGGATTCCAGAAACCCTGATCTGGAGCTGCTCTCCGGCGCAGAGATTATTATCGGCTGGGGCAAAGGCATCCGTGACACCGTGCTGCGCCAGGGCTCACCGCTCCGCTGGGTACAAGCCTGGTCCGCCGGAGTAGAGAAGCTTCCGCTGGAAGCCCTGGAGGAACGCGAAATTCAGCTGACGAACGCCAGCGGCGTGCATGCGGAACCGATTACTGCCGTCATCCTCAGCTTCATGCTGATGTTCACACGTAATATGCATACGGCCATCCGTAATCAGCAGAACCGCCGCTGGCACTCGGACGGGCAGGAGAGCGAGCTGACCGGTAAGACGATCGTCATCGCCGGAACGGGCGCGATCGGCAGCGAGACCGCCAGAATCGCCCAAGCCTTCCGGATGAAGACAATCGGGGTCAGCCGCTCCGGCCGGCCGGTGGAGTGCTTTGACGAGATCTTCACTACCGGGGAGCTGAAGGACTCCGTCCGCGAAGCGGACTTCGTGGTCAACACGCTGCCGCTCACCGACGAAACCCACGGCCTGTTCGATGCTGAAATCTTCTCCGCCTGCAAGCAGGGGGCATACTATATTAATATTGGCCGCGGCGTGACCACTCATACGGATGACCTGATCGCTGCACTGAACAGCGGCCAGCTGGCCGGAGCGGGCCTGGATGTCTTCGAGACCGAACCGCTGCCGGAGGACCACCCGCTATGGGACATGGAGCAGGTCATCATCACCCCTCACTGTGCCGGGGTAACCGACCGCTATGCCGACCGGGTAGTCGATATCTTCGTGCAGAACATGAAAGCCTACCTGGATACCGGCAAGCCTTCGCGCAATCTGGTGGACTATAGCCGTCAGTATTAGGCTGGTTCCGCGGAGGGGGCGCTGCCGGACTGGTGCGCTGGCGGGCTGTGTCTTGGCGCGTTGGCTCACATTTTAGAGTTTTAACGTTCCCCTGCCGCCAAATGTTGCACATATTGCAACTCGGGTATCGCCAATTTAGGCTATTCGAGCGGAATGTTGCATGAAATGCAGGAATTGTCTCCCTCATCTGCCAACTGGAGAAGAATTGCTGACATTTGTGCAACAATCTCTCATTCACCTCATATTGATCAGGTAAATGTTGCAAATTGTGCAGGATTCTAAGCGGACTCATTAGCACTAGTACCAGCACTAGCACCAACACCAGC
The window above is part of the Paenibacillus sp. FSL H8-0048 genome. Proteins encoded here:
- a CDS encoding D-2-hydroxyacid dehydrogenase; its protein translation is MTKSIVCMQPLSSAQQELIRAAAPEYTLTLGDSRNPDLELLSGAEIIIGWGKGIRDTVLRQGSPLRWVQAWSAGVEKLPLEALEEREIQLTNASGVHAEPITAVILSFMLMFTRNMHTAIRNQQNRRWHSDGQESELTGKTIVIAGTGAIGSETARIAQAFRMKTIGVSRSGRPVECFDEIFTTGELKDSVREADFVVNTLPLTDETHGLFDAEIFSACKQGAYYINIGRGVTTHTDDLIAALNSGQLAGAGLDVFETEPLPEDHPLWDMEQVIITPHCAGVTDRYADRVVDIFVQNMKAYLDTGKPSRNLVDYSRQY
- a CDS encoding cell wall hydrolase, with protein sequence MLIFKQSRYIALLVGVILVSFSAISLMNPEGTAATGENVIEMGKLKSASHQPVEQLIPQAASVLHRTSHSADNSTPMLYTTAAKPVHTWTRTVSAGWISPEKLQHKNAAKPASIVTKPKVTVVKASPPVAQAPKIAATGTKSVKSSKTVTQQHPPATLFFSRTKLLPKEQQAEATWSYAVSGEDLHLLQKIVMAEAEGEPYKGKVAVANVVLNRLRSANFPDTIREVIYQKRQFSPVANGRLKRVKPNADSIKAVNAALMGVKEVTDDTYFFLSLTLAQDLTVHHSRTLAKTIGNHTFYK
- a CDS encoding TetR/AcrR family transcriptional regulator, whose protein sequence is MAVVDRRQQVLQAATKSFSLFGYKATTMDQVAKIANVGKGTIYTFFTNKEQLFDEILRDVIIEMKMIAEREIRRDKPFFDNLHRVLDALLEFRSEHELFIKLSQESLDFGTPQAGEGLDKIESVVLEYLEREVEQAIHQGEIKPCDPQIVSVVMFRLYIALTAELSKVHVPLTKEQIKHYFHLFLAEGLSQ
- a CDS encoding MGDG synthase family glycosyltransferase → MRKKRVLLFSEGFGTGHTGAAYALAEGIRLLNPDVQCRVFELGKFLNPTVAPWILSAYRKTVSSQPKLVGMMYKTQYHKSLNRLTKLALHRIFYTHASQVIEQLRPDLIICTHPIPAAVISRLKRQGLDVPFYTLITDYDAHGSWVNAEANRYLVSTSRVKSILTGRGVPSELVTVTGIPVHPKFWESQGKTKLRKELGLADIPTALIMGGGWGLMFGKDIMNSLTARIDEIQLIFCMGSNDKAIAKMQSNPLLNHPNVRILGYSSEINKLMDASDLLITKPGGMTCTEGQAKGIPMLFYNAIPGQEEKNSQYFVELGLAEMLEPGVVDKWFSMLLSEYAGFGGPKKRKTSPDLQQPQHCAATILKMLGKPAAEAVFSEAWSAPPPKVRGEEAVYVTP
- the thpR gene encoding RNA 2',3'-cyclic phosphodiesterase — protein: MNHWDPEQEAERLFVAVPLPDRLLEYLKNESAHVSSGLKFARWTHFKDFHITLQFLGDTPRESIPALYEALWKVARSSKGFQLKLGEWGTFGLPDSPRVLWAGVSGELEPLLELQQKVVSATLPLGYTPEMRTYNPHLTVARKYRGEDPFTLARLENLRTEKQPSDQLLPDIGWTVDAFVVYATRMHAIPMYEMTEKFTFF